In a genomic window of Trichoderma atroviride chromosome 4, complete sequence:
- a CDS encoding uncharacterized protein (TransMembrane:13 (o26-47i54-72o78-94i106-124o144-165i177-197o217-238i259-284o304-333i354-376o382-406i427-447o459-480i)): MALFGSNAAAAGDGALQPRLSTLSTMAMAFAILNTWIALAGSIGLVLPSGSSVALLYGFIFCVMCCFCVAASLGELSAIWPTAGGQYHFVYALCTERWRKPMSFVVGWANIVGWLVVVTVQDYFGSQFISAAAVVASNGSYQITAAKTYGIFVAILVFTTVANIWGNRILGRWNDAALYWSIFGFVIISIVLLSMSDKTSAEFVFTDFNNETGWSDGMAWILGLLQSALSLIAFDVVLHMTEEMPNPSRDAPRAMMYSIVIGGVTGFGFILVILFCLVDAETVLATSTGMPIVELILQATKSRAAATILSLMLAVCFINGTNASITSVSRLLYAMARDRGIVFHNYFAHIQAGLNVPVRTIMFCFVFNILFGLLYLGPAVAFSAYVASCTIFLNVSYSVPIIVLLIRGRKVLDLYQTPKTHFKLGRVFGYILNVIGALYVVITSIFFCFPTSLPATTNTMNYVCAVIGIWAIVVAGYWFLFGKTFLGPQDLVVADYEDVVGRRISTQTSSHEDKAEKGSH, encoded by the exons ATGGCGCTTTTCGGGTCCAATGCCGCTGCAGCGGGTGACGGGGCTCTTCAGCCCCGGTTGTCAACTCTATCAACAATGGCCATGGCTTTTGCCATTCTCAA CACATGGATAGCACTTGCCGGTTCAATAGGCCTTGTCTTGCCCTCCGGCAGCTCCGTGGCTCTATTATATGGATTCATCTTCTGTGTCATGTGCTGCTTTTGCGTAGCCGCAAGCCTTGGAGAGCTCAGTGCCATCTGGCCAACCGCCGGAGGACAGTACCACTTTGTATACGCCCTCTGCACAGAACGATGGAGAAAGCCAATG AGCTTTGTAGTCGGATGGGCCAATATTGTAGGCTGGCTTGTCGTTGTAACTGTACAGGACTATTTCGGAT CCCAGTTTATTTCTGCCGCAGCAGTTGTGGCCTCGAACGGATCCTATCAAATCACCGCGGCGAAGACTTACGGAATATTTGTTGCCATCCTCGTCTTTACGACTGTGGCAAATATCTGGGGTAACAGGATCCTAGGCAGATGGAACGATGCTGCTT TGTACTGGTCCATCTTTGGattcgtcatcatcagcattGTTCTGCTCTCCATGTCAGACAAGACTAGCGCAGAGTTTGTCTTTACAGACTTCAACAATGAGACTGGTTGGTCCGACGGCatggcctggatcttggGCCTATTGCAGtccgctctctctctcattgcATTCGATGTCGTTCTCCACATGACAGAGGAGATGCCAAATCCATCTAGGGATGCCCCAAGAGCTATGATGTACTCCATTGTCATTGGTGGTGTCAC GGGTTTCGGTTTCATTCTAGTCATCCTTTTCTGCCTTGTCGACGCCGAGACTGTCCTTGCCACATCGACAGGTATGCCTATTGTCGAACTCATCCTTCAGGCCACGAAGAGCcgagctgccgccaccatTCTCAGCTTAATGCTCGCTGTGTGCTTCATCAACGGCACAAATGCCAGTATCACAAGTGTCAGCAGACTGCTTTACGCCATGGCTCGTGACCGTGGCATCGTGTTTCACAATTACTTTGCTCATATTCAGGCTGGCTTGAACGTGCCAGTCCGAACCATCATGTtctgcttcgtcttcaacaTCCTGTTTGGTCTTCTATATCTAGGACCGGCAGTAGCTTTCAGCGCATACGTCGCGTCTTGCACCATTTTCTTGAACGTCTCTTACTCGGTTCCCATCATTGTCCTCCTCATCCGTGGACGCAAGGTGCTTGACCTTTACCAGACTCCAAAGACTCATTTCAAGTTGGGTAGAGTCTTTGGTTACATCTTGAATGTTATTGGAGCACTCTACGTGGTTATTACTTCGATT TTCTTCTGCTTTCCTACGTCACTTCCCGCCACCACGAATACTATGA ATTATGTATGCGCTGTGATTGGCATTTGGGCGATAGTCGTTGCGGGATACTGGTTTTTGTTTGGCAAAACGTTTTTGGGTCCG CAAGATTTAGTTGTGGCAGATTACGAGGATGTTGTTGGTCGCCGTATTTCTACCCAGACCTCGAGCCATGAGGATAAGGCTGAGAAGGGGAGTCACTGA